The window ATTGTTTGACCAAATGAATCCACGCCCTCCATTACCGATTTTAGATGAATCCCAGTCGTTAATTGAATCCCCATTCACGAAGGTATCAGACGTTTGTACAGTCACACTATTATTATCAGCATATTCAAGCTCATCATCACTATCTTCTTTAACAGGCTGAGGGAGTAACGAAACTTTAGAATACGCATCAACGACTATATTTTCTCCAACAACAACCTTAAAAGACAAAACGACACCTGGTTCAACAACCGCTCCAGATTTCATAACAACCCCGTCACATAATATATCATGAGTTAGTCTACAACCATCTTCTATTGTCACATCATGCCATATATAGCAACCATCAATAAAAACATTAGATCCAATCTTACAATTATCCCCGACAACCGAGTTTTTTATAACCGTGTTATCACCAATACTACTACCTTTCCCGATAAATGTAAACGGGCCAACTTGGGCCGAACGTGATTGTGATATTTCTGATCCACGATAAATCCCATTACGATCAACTTCGATAAAGGTATTAGTTGAAAGCAGCAAACTTGGCACTATTGGATACGTCCATCTCAAAATTATATCCTTACTTATCGAATCATAGCTTCGAAAGTTATCAATCCTAGCTGCATATTCTGAATGAATTTCATGAGTGTAAATCTTATAACCCATGATGTCATCAAGAAGTAACCCTTTTACAAAATGACGACGTAAATGCTGATAATCAAAATTGTCTATGAAAAGACTAAGGACTTCTGGTGAGCATATGTCTATATAACAATCTTGTTTGTCATTTTGTAGAGATAAAGAAGGACTTTCAGCGAGAAAAGATTTATCAAGAGTTAACGTTCCGTTAACATCATCGCCTTTATCTTCATAATAAAGCAGCTGCTTTGTAGACGGATCGATTGCCATGATTAGTTCGTCTGTTCCAAGACGTGTTTGATGAGTAACTTGAGACGATTTCAATTTTTTTACAACCATTGTCATTATAGCATTGCTGTCCTTTTGTCTTCTCTTTTTATGCTCATCGAGTGCTTGTTTAAGCATCATGTTACTGACTGTATCTCCACTAACGAGGATAAAATCACTATTAATCACATTACGCTCGTAGATTACGCGTAAAGCATCACCAGCACTGATACAATTAAGTGATTCGATTGTTGTGACTGAAAAGTTTGGTTTCTTGACCCATTCTGACTCTTTCAAATACTCGATTATTTTCTTGGAATGAGAACAACAAAAGACAAAAACTTTTTCAACACCTGCAGATTCAAGCCATGTTAATGTGTAGTCAATCATAGGTGTGTTGACTATTGGTAAAAGTACTTTTGGGCATTCAAGTGTGATTGGTCGAAACTTTGTGGTGAAACTATCAGCTAATAGGATGGCTTGTAAAGGATCACGACTTAAATCCTCTACAGCATCTTCTTGTTTTGCACCTTTCTTAGCTCCCATTGTTAAAAAGCCAACTTTTTTTACCTGCAAACAGATAAATCAACATATATCAGTGTTCGGTGCTTAAAAAAAACCTCAATTTGGCATTATAAAAAAGGTGCTGATATGCTACTCGAAATAGTAGTTAGTAACTTAGTAGGTCGAGTTTCCGTTCATTCACAGAGAGAGGCAATTCAAGAAGTTATCTTGGGGTAAGAAAATTAAACAAACAGTAAGACCAATCAACTATACATGTATTTTCGATATCATATAAGTAAAAAGTTTAAATCTTGAGAGTATAATGGATTATAGTCTCAAAATTTACATGCAGAtacaaattataatttataataattaataaaagtgCATATACTTGCAACTTGCAAATTGCCAATGGAGTATGAAACAAAGATACATGAATTATCAAAGTAAGGTAACATACATGAAATCAACCAGCAAAAAAGCTACTATAATACTCCAGTATACATGAATCGGTAAGTTAACACACATTAATTCATAATTGATACCGATTTCAACAAACTTCCAAATAAACCCTAATATCAGATACAACCCTAATTCTTATAAGCAGAACTCAATAATCAAATTAAtacataatatatttaatcttaaaGCAACAGATGATAGCTTGATGATGCAAATATATAACTAGAACATCTGATTGAAAAAAAAGAAGGTTATGTAAGAAGAAATTAAGAACCTGCTACGACTGCGGTTAACGGAAAATAGAAAAGATGACGGTGGATTCACGTCGATAAGATACGGCAGATTATACCAATCGTTAAAGTATACGGCCGATATAGTGGTGAGAGCTGGAATGCGTAGTAGCAGCAAGCAAAGAGGAGGGATTAGTGTGTAAATTGTACGGAGTAAATATAAATTTAATTATCAGTTTGGGGTTATTATAAGAGAAACGTAACATATATtatagaaaaaattacgccgtGGGTACCTGTGGTATGTTCACATTTGCATCATAATACCTAAACTTTTTTTCTTGCGTAGTTAGTACCTCAGTTTTGCTTAAGTATCGTGGTTGGTACCTCAACCTAACTACCGTCAAAGTTTAAcggttaacccctcacatgtgccatgcatgtgagggcaaATTCGTCCTTTTCCGTTATTTTAATCCAAAATCTATGATTTTCTCTCAATAATATGATTTTATAACTAAAATCAGCTCATTTTCATTGCTCAGATCTCAAGAAGGTATACTACCAGTAAATTGTTTGTACCTCAGTTTTGCAGAGGATGACGGAAGCATCGATTAGGAACAAGCCAGGTATGGCAAGCGTTAAGGATATGCCATTACTCCTAGACGGTCCTCCTCCCGGCGATTTTGCTCAGGTCCGTTACGCTCGCCGGATTCCGTCCAAAGGTACCAAGCGCTATCGCTATATTCCTCGCCGCTTTCGGTACTTTCTCTTGGGGCATGTACCATGTCAGTAAAGGCAACAAGATCCGTAGGTAATATACTTTTATTCTTATTTCTTATTATTCTCTGTTTATTATTGTTTATATCGTACATTTACTGAAACCCAAGTGATTTGAGTGATTGAGGATAAATTAAGGTTTGATTAATTGGATGACTGGAGTTGATCGACTTAATTCGTAGTAAATTTGTGTTAGATCTGTTATTACATCCAGATTCGGAGCTAGATCATGAGTTCATTTATGTAGTTTTATAATTGCATTAAACTTGTATGATTACTAGTTGAATAGTTTGGTTACTAATTTGTAAATTGTAACAATAATACTGCTAATTATGAGTGTTTTGGAATTAAAAATGAATACCTAGCCCTATCTATTTTtcaatatgtgtactgtatttgttTTTGGAGGTACAGTGGAGTAAATTTTCATCTCATATTCATAGGATTCTCAGCTGGTTTGCTGAAACTGTAGCCCATCTGGAAGAAAATATTGGATTTGGTAGTCTGGTTATGGCTTTGTCACTGTGTGTTCTCGTGTATGCACTTGATAAGCCAATTGTCACCATGTAGATCTTGTTTAAAAACCTGAAAGTTAAATCCTTGCGATCACCTAGTTGCTATTGGTAGGAACGGAAGTATCATTATAGAGGACTTTGCTGAATGTTATAAAGTTGGTGCCACATTTGACTTGTAACTTCTTGAGACTTTCTTTGACAATGTAAAATAAATAAGTTACTACCTGCTAGTAGC of the Rutidosis leptorrhynchoides isolate AG116_Rl617_1_P2 chromosome 5, CSIRO_AGI_Rlap_v1, whole genome shotgun sequence genome contains:
- the LOC139847162 gene encoding translation initiation factor eIF2B subunit epsilon-like, which gives rise to MGAKKGAKQEDAVEDLSRDPLQAILLADSFTTKFRPITLECPKVLLPIVNTPMIDYTLTWLESAGVEKVFVFCCSHSKKIIEYLKESEWVKKPNFSVTTIESLNCISAGDALRVIYERNVINSDFILVSGDTVSNMMLKQALDEHKKRRQKDSNAIMTMVVKKLKSSQVTHQTRLGTDELIMAIDPSTKQLLYYEDKGDDVNGTLTLDKSFLAESPSLSLQNDKQDCYIDICSPEVLSLFIDNFDYQHLRRHFVKGLLLDDIMGYKIYTHEIHSEYAARIDNFRSYDSISKDIILRWTYPIVPSLLLSTNTFIEVDRNGIYRGSEISQSRSAQVGPFTFIGKGSSIGDNTVIKNSVVGDNCKIGSNVFIDGCYIWHDVTIEDGCRLTHDILCDGVVMKSGAVVEPGVVLSFKVVVGENIVVDAYSKVSLLPQPVKEDSDDELEYADNNSVTVQTSDTFVNGDSINDWDSSKIGNGGRGFIWSNNEVDHEEEWRHSVAPIPALKLEELTKAAHDDLETALQDDSFHLRFDASESESDDDIKDESQYFEKEVEETFLRAVHENVKEDHVILEVNSLRLSYNMALENCASALFYSMMKLALDTPHKSATDLVKNVDDVMSRWGKLLKPYLQGVDDEIEVIMKFEEICLESGKEYAPLFVQILHLLYDKDIIQEEAVLNWSSEKEDADESDKVFVKQAEKFIQWLNEASVEEEEEED